In Neisseria dentiae, one DNA window encodes the following:
- a CDS encoding asparaginase, which translates to MQNLKSIFVLYTGGTIGMSQSEQGLRPDTALAGKALVPFADRFRFDWHLCDPLIDSSAVTLADWQGWLQLAAEKIPQYDGVLVLHGTDTLAYAANLFALALQGLDKPVVLTGSQWPYDAENSDAPLNLATAVAAFELDLRETVIAFNGKLFPAVGSSKISTESAAGFGNPHFGVLAEWSPEQNWHNVRIRPSEKTAQALQVRPLSAQAKVVCTTLIPGFAAQAFANGLGSSGADAVVLQSYGHGNAPADAGFIEVVRQFTAKGGLLLNISQVQQGNAAAVYAQGSALRQAGVVNGGKANLETAAVLLTLAVSGGWQAERLQQELVGLGLV; encoded by the coding sequence ATGCAGAATTTAAAATCCATTTTCGTGCTCTACACCGGCGGCACCATCGGCATGAGCCAAAGCGAGCAAGGCCTGCGCCCCGATACCGCGCTGGCCGGCAAAGCGTTGGTGCCGTTTGCCGACCGCTTCCGTTTCGACTGGCACTTATGCGATCCGTTAATCGACTCTTCGGCGGTTACGCTTGCCGATTGGCAAGGCTGGCTGCAACTTGCGGCAGAAAAAATCCCGCAATACGACGGCGTGCTGGTGCTGCACGGCACCGACACGCTGGCCTATGCGGCTAACCTGTTCGCACTCGCCTTGCAGGGTTTGGACAAACCCGTGGTGCTGACCGGATCGCAATGGCCTTACGATGCCGAAAACAGTGATGCACCGCTGAACCTCGCCACCGCCGTGGCCGCTTTCGAGCTGGATTTGCGCGAAACCGTGATTGCCTTCAACGGCAAACTGTTCCCCGCCGTGGGCAGCAGCAAAATCAGCACCGAAAGTGCGGCGGGTTTCGGCAACCCGCATTTCGGCGTGTTGGCGGAATGGTCGCCCGAACAAAATTGGCACAACGTGCGCATCAGGCCGTCTGAAAAAACAGCACAGGCTTTGCAGGTGCGCCCGTTGAGCGCGCAGGCCAAAGTGGTTTGCACCACCCTGATTCCCGGTTTTGCCGCACAAGCCTTTGCAAACGGCCTCGGCAGCAGCGGTGCAGATGCCGTGGTGCTGCAAAGCTACGGCCACGGCAACGCGCCCGCAGATGCCGGTTTTATCGAAGTCGTGCGGCAGTTCACCGCCAAAGGCGGCCTGCTGCTCAACATCAGCCAAGTGCAGCAAGGCAACGCCGCCGCCGTATATGCGCAGGGCAGCGCGCTGCGCCAAGCGGGCGTGGTGAACGGCGGCAAAGCCAATTTGGAAACCGCCGCCGTTTTACTGACGCTGGCGGTGAGCGGCGGCTGGCAGGCCGAACGCTTGCAGCAGGAACTGGTTGGTTTGGGGCTGGTGTAG
- the iscX gene encoding Fe-S cluster assembly protein IscX, with protein MKWTDTQRIAEELYDNHPDIDPKTIRFTQLRELILNLPDFDDDPARSGEKILEAVQQAWINEAE; from the coding sequence ATGAAATGGACCGACACCCAACGCATAGCCGAAGAACTCTACGACAACCATCCCGACATCGACCCGAAAACCATACGTTTCACCCAATTGCGCGAGTTGATTCTCAACCTGCCCGATTTCGACGACGACCCCGCGCGCAGCGGCGAAAAAATCCTCGAAGCCGTGCAGCAGGCGTGGATAAATGAGGCCGAATGA
- a CDS encoding sigma-54-dependent Fis family transcriptional regulator: MLAKQVRHINDVLNYVYGTEPLRLSGVDTCIAESWRRCVHRHGLNPEEMKEALILPDSRLREHQEAIGDFTDIARYGLQALWKQIRDMGYVVLVADADGVVVDSLSSDSGRLAWKQAGLYLGALWHERQNGTSAVGMVLETGEPAVVHRNDHFDATHIGLSCTAAPVFDSQNRLRAVLDVSALTPVAAKQSQYWVLQLVKHFAALIETAAFIRNHKQDWLIRLGHAAEFLDVTPEYLLAVNDEGNITGANHAFHQWFARHAGKSGQTLIGNGFERLFGQSLPELCGIQNRRPTLCFDGLTLFVGITPPPRKPAAPSRNSTPLPPELAKLCSPDSRFNQTLQRVAGLADTQVPVLINGETGSGKELLARAIHLSGNRADKPFIAVNCAAIPENLIESELYGYAPGSFSGADRKGKTGLIQAADGGTLFLDEIGDMPLYLQSRLLRVLSEREVMPVGSIHAVKVDIRIIAATHHDLQANIAAGKFREDLYYRLNGLNVVLPSLRERDDFDYALQTVLRHVARNNGLTPKPVSAEAMNVMRRHRWPGNIRQLANALEVALHSAKGAQIQPEDLPDYLYAQNRPSENPSALTEQTQNSKAILQDPPSLQNALQAAGGCVSRLARDLGVSRMTVYRYLKKSCPR, translated from the coding sequence ATGCTGGCCAAACAAGTCCGCCATATCAATGATGTGCTCAATTATGTGTACGGCACCGAACCGCTGCGGCTTTCGGGTGTCGACACCTGTATCGCCGAATCGTGGCGCCGCTGCGTGCACCGCCACGGGTTGAACCCCGAAGAAATGAAAGAAGCGCTGATTCTGCCCGACAGCCGTTTGCGCGAGCATCAGGAAGCCATCGGCGATTTTACCGACATCGCCCGTTACGGCCTGCAAGCGCTGTGGAAACAAATCCGCGATATGGGTTATGTGGTGCTGGTGGCCGATGCCGACGGCGTGGTGGTCGACTCGCTGAGCAGCGACAGCGGCCGCTTGGCCTGGAAGCAGGCCGGCCTGTATTTGGGCGCACTCTGGCACGAACGGCAAAACGGCACCAGCGCGGTGGGCATGGTATTGGAAACCGGCGAACCTGCCGTGGTGCACCGCAACGACCATTTCGATGCCACCCATATCGGTTTGAGCTGCACCGCAGCACCCGTGTTCGACTCTCAAAACCGCCTGCGCGCCGTGCTGGATGTGTCGGCACTCACCCCCGTGGCCGCCAAGCAGAGCCAATATTGGGTGTTGCAGTTGGTGAAACACTTTGCCGCACTGATTGAAACCGCCGCCTTTATCCGCAACCACAAGCAAGATTGGCTGATACGCCTCGGCCATGCCGCCGAGTTTCTCGACGTTACCCCCGAATACCTGCTGGCGGTGAACGACGAAGGCAATATCACCGGCGCCAACCACGCCTTCCACCAATGGTTTGCCCGCCACGCCGGCAAATCCGGACAAACATTAATCGGCAACGGTTTCGAGCGGCTGTTCGGCCAAAGCCTGCCCGAACTGTGCGGCATTCAAAACCGGCGCCCCACCCTCTGCTTCGACGGACTCACCCTGTTTGTGGGCATCACCCCGCCGCCGCGCAAACCTGCCGCCCCATCCCGCAACAGCACGCCCCTGCCGCCCGAATTGGCCAAACTGTGCAGCCCCGACAGCCGTTTCAACCAAACCCTGCAACGTGTGGCCGGCTTGGCCGACACCCAAGTGCCGGTGCTGATTAACGGCGAAACCGGTTCCGGCAAAGAGCTGCTCGCACGCGCCATCCATCTTTCCGGCAACCGTGCCGACAAGCCCTTTATCGCCGTCAATTGCGCCGCCATCCCCGAAAACCTGATAGAAAGCGAACTCTACGGCTACGCGCCCGGCAGCTTTTCCGGCGCCGACCGCAAAGGCAAAACCGGCCTGATTCAGGCTGCCGACGGCGGCACGCTGTTTCTCGACGAAATCGGCGATATGCCGCTTTACCTGCAATCCCGCCTGCTGCGGGTGTTGTCGGAACGCGAAGTGATGCCCGTAGGTTCGATTCACGCGGTAAAAGTCGATATCCGCATCATCGCCGCCACCCACCACGATTTGCAGGCAAACATCGCCGCCGGAAAATTCCGCGAAGATCTCTATTACCGCCTCAACGGCCTCAACGTGGTGCTGCCCAGCCTGCGCGAGCGCGACGATTTCGACTACGCCCTGCAAACGGTGTTGCGGCACGTTGCCCGCAATAACGGCCTGACGCCCAAACCGGTGTCGGCCGAAGCCATGAACGTTATGCGCCGCCACCGCTGGCCGGGTAATATCCGCCAACTGGCCAACGCCTTGGAAGTAGCCCTGCACAGCGCCAAAGGCGCGCAGATTCAGCCCGAAGACCTGCCCGACTATCTCTATGCGCAGAACAGGCCGTCTGAAAACCCGTCGGCACTAACCGAACAAACGCAAAACAGCAAAGCCATATTGCAAGACCCCCCATCGCTGCAAAACGCCTTGCAAGCCGCCGGTGGCTGCGTGTCGCGCCTCGCCCGCGATTTAGGCGTGAGCAGGATGACCGTTTACCGCTATTTGAAAAAAAGTTGCCCTAGATAA